The genomic DNA GGTCAGCCGCGCCGCAAAGCAGGGAGTTGCCGGATGAGTGTCGAGATTTCCAAGCTTGCCTCCGGCCTGACCGTCGTCACTGACGAGATGCCCCATCTCGAGACCGCGGCGCTCGGTGTCTGGGCCGGCGTCGGTGGCCGCGACGAGAAGCCGAACGAGCACGGCATTTCGCATCTCTTGGAACACATGGCGTTCAAGGGCACGACCAAGCGCTCCTCGCGCGAGATCGTCGAGGAGATCGAGGCGGTCGGCGGCGACCTCAATGCCGGCACCTCGACCGAGACCACGTCCTATTACGCGCGGGTGCTGAAGGCCGACGTGCCGCTCGCGCTCGACGTGCTCGCCGACATCCTCGCCAATCCCGCCTTCGAGCCCGACGAGCTGGAGCGCGAGAAGAACGTCATTGTGCAGGAGATCGGTGCCGCGCAGGACACACCCGACGACGTCGTCTTCGAGCATCTCAACGAGCTCTGCTATCCGGACCAGCCGATGGGCCGCTCACTGCTCGGCACGGCCAAGACGCTGCGCGCCTTCAACCGCGACATGCTGCGCGGCTATCTTTCGACGCATTATCGCGGACCCGACATGGTGGTGGCGGCGGCCGGCGCGGTCGATCACAGCCAAGTGGTCGCCGAGGCCGAGAAGCGCTTCGCGACTTTCGAGGGGACGCCGGGTCCGAAGCCGCAAACCGCCCAGTTCGGCAAGGGCGGCGCCAAGGTGGTGCATCGCGAGCTGGAGCAGGCGCATCTGACGCTGGCACTGGAAGGCGTGCCGCAGAGCGATCTGTCGCTGTTCTCGCTCCAGGTCTTCACCAACATCCTCGGCGGCGGAATGTCCTCGCGCCTGTTCCAGGAGGTGCGCGAGAAGCGCGGCCTCTGCTACTCCATCTATTCGTTCCACGCGCCCTATACCGACACCGGCTTCTTCGGCCTCTACACCGGTACCGATCCGGCCGACGCGCCGGAGATGATGGAGGTCGTGGTCGACATCATGAATGATTCGGTGGAGACGCTGACCGAGGCCGAGATCGCGCGGGCCAAGGCGCAGATGAAGGCGGGCCTCCTGATGGCGCTGGAGAGCTGCTCGTCCCGCGCCGAGCAGCTTGCCCGGCATGTCCTTGCCTATGGGCGGCCGCAGACGGTGGAGGAGCTGGTGGCCCGGATCGACGCCGTCAGCGTCGAATCGACCCGGGACGCGGCGCGGGCGCTGTTGTCGCGGAGCCGGCCGGCCGTTGTCGCATTGGGCAGTGGCAGGGGTCTGGACACGGCGGTGTCTTTTGCGGAAGGATTGACCCGGGCACGTGCCAAGGCGCGGCTGCATTAGGAGCCGCGCGCGGGTCGATCTGCCCCGGGAAGCATCACCATGGCCCTCTTTCGCCTGCCGTCCAGTGGACCCGCCGCCCTCGCACCGCGCGGCAACGGGCTATTGCTGCGCGCGCCGCAGATGTCGGACTTCCTGCAATGGGCACATCTGCGTGAGTCCAGCCGCGACTACCTGACGCCCTGGGAGCCGATCTGGCCGTCGGACGATCTCACCCGCTCAGGCTTTCGCCGCCGTCTGCGCCGCTATTCCGAGGACATCGCCGCGGACCGCTCCTATCCCTTTCTGATCTTCCGCGAGCTCGACGGCGCCATGGTCGGCGGCATCACGCTGGCCAATGTCCGCCGCGGCATCGTGCAGGCCGGCACCATCGGCTATTGGGTCGGGCAGCCCCATGCCCATCGCGGCTACATGACGGCGGCGCTGCGGGTGCTGCTGCCGACACTGTTCGGCGAGCTCAATTTGCACCGGGTCGAGGCGGCCTGCATCCCCACCAATGCGCCGTCGATCCGGGTGCTGGAAAAGTGCGGTTTCTCACGCGAGGGGCTCGCCCGCCGCTACCTCTGCATCAACGGGGTCTGGCAGGATCATCTGCTGTTCGGCCTGCTGCATGAGGATTTCCGCGGCTGAGCCGCCCGATTCGCGTGGCCAAATCCCCCATTTTGCTGCCTTGGGTTCGCCGATTTTGGCGATATAACCCGCGGGGCCTGCCGGCGATCGGCCGGGTTTTGTCATGGAGTAGGGGCTTTGATGGGGAAGCAGCTTCGGTCGTCGCGGAATGTCCTGCAGCAGGTGCCTGCGATCGCGCTTGTTGTGTCGGTGTCGCTCGCCTCTGTCTCGCCGGTGGCGGCCCAGTCACTGACCGACCGTTTCAAGAGCCTGTTCGGCGGCAAGTCCGACGAGCCGGCCCAGCCCAAGCCGCCGCCGGCGCCCGGCCAGCCTGCCGAAGACGACCTCGATTGCCCCCAGGTGACGGTGCGCGCGGGGGCCTCGACCTATGCGGTCGGTGCCAGCGGCAAGCCGGCTGTCGGCAATGAGATTCGCTTCCAGGCCTCGATCACCAAGATGGCGCGCGAATGTGCCCGCAGCAGCGGCGGCATCACGGCCCGGATCGGTATCCAGGGCCGCGTGATCGCCGGTCCCGCCGGCGCGCCTGCCTCCGTCGAGGTGCCCTTGCGCATCGCCGTCGTGCAGGGCGGCGTCGGCGAGAAGGTGATCGCCTCGAAGGCCTACCGCACCACGGTCGACATGACCGAGGGCGGCAGCGTGCCCTTTACCTTCGTGATCGAGGACATGACCTATCCGGTGCCGGCACCCGCGGTCGCCGACAACTACATTTTCTATGTCGGCTTCGACCCGCAGGCGCTCTCGCCCGAGCCGAAGGGGCGGAAGAAGAAGTAGGGCGGGTAGTGCCCCGGACGCAGCGCAGCGCTTCTTCAGCGGTGCTCTGCGTCGCGTCATTGCATGCCGCGCCGCGTCCGGGACACGAAACCCTTGAGCCAACAAAAAAGCCGGCGCTCATCGCGCCGGCTTTTGATTGGTGAAGGCAATTGCCTCAGTTCAGCTTCTGCCGGACTTCGTTGATGCCCTTGGCGAGCAGATCGTCGGCGACCTGGCCCTTGACCGACTGCGACAGGATCGTCGAGGCGGCCTGGACGGCGGCCTCCGCGGCGGCGGCGCGGACATCGGCCACCGCCTGGGCCTCGGCGAGTGCGATCTTGCTCTCGGCGGTCTTGGTACGGCGGGCGACGAAGTCTTCCATCTTCGCCTTGGCCTCGGTCGCGATGCGCTCGGCTTCGCTTCTGGCGTTGGCGATGATCTCGGCGGCCTCGCGTTCGGCCGAGGCGGTGCGCGCCTTGTAGTCGGCGAGCACCTTGGCGGCTTCCTGCTTGAGGCGCTGGGCGTCGTCGAGCTCGGCCTTGATGCGCTCGGCACGATGATCGAGCGCGGTCATCGCCGACTTGAAGACCCCGAGATAGCCGAACACGACCATCAGGATCACGAAGGCGATGGCGACCCAGGTTTCAGGATCGAAGAACATCTGTGGCTAACCTTTCAGCGACGCATCGACCGCGGCATTGACTGACGCGGCATCGGGGACGACGCCGGTGAGCTGCTGCACGATCTGACCTGCCGCATCGGCCGCGATGCCGCGGACGTTGCTCATGGCGGCGGCGCGGGTCGAGGCGATGGTCTTTTCCGCCCCGGCGAGCTTGGCCGCCAGTTGCTCTTCCACGGCCTTGCGCTCGGCGTCCGCCTGCGCATTCGCCTTGTCGCGGGATTCGTTGCCGATCGCCTGCGCCCGCGAACGCGCCGAGGCGAGCTCGCTTTCATAGGCCTTCAGCGCCGCGTCGGACTGGTCCTTCAGCTTCTGCGCTTCGGCGAGGTCGCCCTCGATCTTGTTCTGACGCGCCTCGATCGCCCCGCCGACCTTGGGCAGAGCGAGCTTGGACACGATCACATAAAGCACGACGAAGAAGATCGCGAGCGACACCAGCTGCGAAGCATAGTTGCTGCTCTCGAACGGCGGAAAGCCGCCACCGTGGTGACCACCGTCAGCCTCGGTGTGTGCGCCCGCCGCCGGACCCTTCGCCCCGCCATGACTCTCAGCCATGGAGTACTCCTGTTGCTGTCAAGCGCGCCGCTTCGGTTGAAGTGGCGCGAAGAACGTCGTCCTCAGAGCGGAACGAACAGCAGCAGCAGCGCGATCAGCAGCGAGAAAATGCCGAGCGCTTCGGTCACGGCGAAGCCGAAGATCAGGTTGCCGAACTGGCCCTGAGCGGCCGACGGGTTGCGAACCGCCGCGGCGAGGTAGTTGCCGAAGATCACGCCGACGCCGACGCCCGCGCCGCCCATGCCGATGCATGCGATGCCCGCGCCGATAAGTTTTGCTGCTGCCGGATCCATTTTAGACTCCTTGGAAGAAAGATTGGGTTGTGGGTGGAAATTCCCCGGACCGCTCAGTGTCCCGGATGAATGGCGTCGTTGAGGTAGATGCAGGTCAGGATCGCAAACACATAGGCCTGCAGGAACGCGACCAGGATCTCGAGGGCGTACAGCGCGACCGTGAGCGCCAGCGGCAGCACGCCGCCGACCCAGCCGAGTGCGCCGAGCGAGAAGCCGAGCATGGCGACGAAGCCCGCGAACACCTTCAGCGCGATGTGGCCGGCCAGCATGTTGGCGAACAGACGGACGCTGTGGGAGACCGGCCGCAGGAAGAACGACAGGATCTCGATGAACATCACCAGCGGCAGGATGTAGCCGGGGACGCCGTGGGGCACGAAGATCGAGAAGAATTTCAGGCCGTTCTTGGCGACGCCGTAGATCAGCACGGTAAAGAACACCAGAAGCGCGAGCGCTGCCGTCACGATCAGATGGCTCGAGATCGTGAAGGTGTAGGGGATGATGCCGACCAGGTTCGAGACGCAGATGAACATGAACAGCGAGAAGATCAGCGGGAAGAACTTCATGCCTTCCGCGCCGGCCGTCGAACGGATGGTGCTGGCTACGAATTCGTAGGAGATCTCGGCGACCGACTGCAGGCGCCCGGGAACCAGCTGCGTGCCGCTGGCAAGCATCAGGATCGAGATGATCGCCACCGCCACCAGCATGTAGAGCGACGAATTGGTGAAGGCGATCGTGTGATTGCCGATATGGCCCAGGGTGAAGAGAGGCTCGATGTTGAACTGGTGGATCGGATCGATTTTCATCAGCGCGGCATCTCTTGGTCTGCCGGGCTATGCCGGCGGGTCTCGGTCTGCCGGCCGGGCCGGCCCGTACCGGCAAGACCGGCACGATCAATCTCATGGTGCGGATCGGCTATGATCCACCGCGCCTGTTCTGACCCGCGCCTGCCGTTCTCACCACATTCACTACGCCGGCGACGAAGCCCAGCAACAGGAACACGATAAACCCGAAAGGCGAGGTCGACAGCAAGCGGTCGAAACCCCAGCCAATCCCCGCTCCGACCACGACGCCGGCGATCAACTCCGAGGATAGTCGGAAACCTAGCGCCATCGCCGAGGCTCTGGCCGCTCCGTCTCCACCGTCACCTGCGGGTTGCTCGGTCTTGATCCGGCGGTCGCGAAATTCGGACAACCTCTGATCAAGACTTCCGAGCCGTTCGGAAAGCGCAGCTTCCTCGGACGATTTATCGCGATCCCCATTCTCGCCGTGTCCCGTGCCCTGTGTCATGCAACGAAGACCCGAAACGCCGCGGCTGAATGGAAATTGCGCCCGCCACCCTCAAAAGCCGCGCGGACCATACTGATGGCCTATAATCAAGTCAAGCCAAGTCACGATTGCGTCGCTTTCGTTTATGTATCTGATTTATTTGGAGATATTGGCGTGCACGGCAGCGCTGCACACAGCGTGACGCCGCACCGCAGCAGCTCGCCTCGGGATCGGCGGACGCGACCGGCCTTTCGCCGTGCCGCCGGGATCAAAGACGCCGCCGGGATCGTTGATGCCGGTGTGCGTTTTGGGCGGCGGATCGCCACGCCGGGGTGTAGAATTTGCCGGATTGCCACCTCCACGTCGTGGCGGAGAGCGCGATGAGACCCCTGAAATCATCCACAACATCCTGCGCAAGATCCTGCGCCACATCCTGGCTTGCGGCGGCGGCGTTTGCCGCGGCGATGGCGATAGGCGGCGGTCTCATGGCCGCGCCGGCGACGCCCGACAGCGAAAACGGTCGCTACAGCATGACGCCCATTCCCGAGGGCGTGCTGCGGCTCGACACCCGCACCGGCACGGTCTCGACCTGCAGCAAGAACGGCGCCGGCTGGGCCTGCTATGTAGTGCCGGACGAACGGACCGCACTCGATGCCGAGATCGGCCGGCTCCAGGCCGAGGTCGAGAAGCTGAAGGGACAGCTCGCGGCGGGGCCGACGGTGTCGGGCAAGGTCGACGAGGCGCTGCCGAAATCCGACCCGCTGAAGAAAGCCGAACCGAAGAGCGCCGAGGGCGAGCGCAAGATCGAGATCCCGCTGCCGAGCGACCAGGACGTCGATCGCGTGATGTCGTTTCTGGAAAAGGCCTGGCGGCGGCTGATCGACATGGCCAACCGGGTGCAAAAGGACGTGTCGGGAAAGATCTAGCTCATAGCGAGATGCCGTAGGGTCGGCAAAGCAAAGCGTGCCCGCCAATTCCAATGATCGGGAAAGATCTTGGGCACGGCGGCTTTCCGAGTTGAGAGACCTTCCATGACATCTACCAAATCCGTCACCCGCTCGGCGCCATCGACGGTGCAAGCCGCCACCGTCTCATCGTCACTGCTGACTGTGCAGACATCGGGTCATGGCTTCACCGATCTCACCGGCGAAGCTGCAAAATTCATCAACGAGGTTCGCGCGCGCGACGGTGCGTTGACGCTGTTCATCCGCCACACCTCGGCCTCGCTGACGATCCAGGAGAACGCTGATCCTTCCGTGCTCGTCGACCTCACGACCGCGCTGTCCCGGCTCGCGCCGGAGAATGCCGGGTGGACCCACGACACCGAAGGCCCGGACGACATGCCGGCACACGTCAAGACGATGTTGACCGGGGCCTCGCTTCAGGTCCCGGTGCTGAACGGCAGGCTCGCACTCGGCACCTGGCAGGCGATCTATCTGATCGAGCATCGCAGGCGCCCGCACCGGCGCGAGGTGGTGCTGCAATTCGTCGGCTCAGCAATCCCATAAAACAAAACCGGCCGCGGAAACCGCGGCCGGTTGATGCTGGTTGAGATCGGTGCTTTCGATCAGGTCGCCTTGATGTCGACGTCCTTGGTCTCGGGCAGGAAGAGCAAGCCGATCACGACGGTAATCGAAGCGAAGATGATCGGGTACCAGAGGCCGGCATAGATGTCGCCGGTCGAGGCCACGATGGCAAAGGCGGTCGCCGGCAACAGGCCGCCGAACCAGCCGTTACCAATGTGGTAGGGCAGCGACATCGAGGTGTAGCGGATGCGGGTCGGGAACAGTTCGACCAGCATCGCGGCGATCGGGCCGTACACCATGGTGACGAACAGCACCAGGACGAACAGCAGCCCGATGATCGCGGCCACCTGCGGACGGAAGATGTCGAACGGATGCGCCATCTTCACGATGCCGGCGTCGCCGGCCTTCGGATAGCCGGCTGCCTGCACGGCGGCGAGGACTGCCGGGTTGCTGTCCTTGGCGTTGGTGTAGGCGACTTCCTTGCCGTTGACCATCACCTTCACGCC from Bradyrhizobium sp. CCBAU 53351 includes the following:
- a CDS encoding F0F1 ATP synthase subunit C produces the protein MDPAAAKLIGAGIACIGMGGAGVGVGVIFGNYLAAAVRNPSAAQGQFGNLIFGFAVTEALGIFSLLIALLLLFVPL
- a CDS encoding secondary thiamine-phosphate synthase enzyme YjbQ → MTSTKSVTRSAPSTVQAATVSSSLLTVQTSGHGFTDLTGEAAKFINEVRARDGALTLFIRHTSASLTIQENADPSVLVDLTTALSRLAPENAGWTHDTEGPDDMPAHVKTMLTGASLQVPVLNGRLALGTWQAIYLIEHRRRPHRREVVLQFVGSAIP
- a CDS encoding F0F1 ATP synthase subunit B; amino-acid sequence: MAESHGGAKGPAAGAHTEADGGHHGGGFPPFESSNYASQLVSLAIFFVVLYVIVSKLALPKVGGAIEARQNKIEGDLAEAQKLKDQSDAALKAYESELASARSRAQAIGNESRDKANAQADAERKAVEEQLAAKLAGAEKTIASTRAAAMSNVRGIAADAAGQIVQQLTGVVPDAASVNAAVDASLKG
- a CDS encoding pitrilysin family protein, whose amino-acid sequence is MSVEISKLASGLTVVTDEMPHLETAALGVWAGVGGRDEKPNEHGISHLLEHMAFKGTTKRSSREIVEEIEAVGGDLNAGTSTETTSYYARVLKADVPLALDVLADILANPAFEPDELEREKNVIVQEIGAAQDTPDDVVFEHLNELCYPDQPMGRSLLGTAKTLRAFNRDMLRGYLSTHYRGPDMVVAAAGAVDHSQVVAEAEKRFATFEGTPGPKPQTAQFGKGGAKVVHRELEQAHLTLALEGVPQSDLSLFSLQVFTNILGGGMSSRLFQEVREKRGLCYSIYSFHAPYTDTGFFGLYTGTDPADAPEMMEVVVDIMNDSVETLTEAEIARAKAQMKAGLLMALESCSSRAEQLARHVLAYGRPQTVEELVARIDAVSVESTRDAARALLSRSRPAVVALGSGRGLDTAVSFAEGLTRARAKARLH
- a CDS encoding F0F1 ATP synthase subunit A; translation: MKIDPIHQFNIEPLFTLGHIGNHTIAFTNSSLYMLVAVAIISILMLASGTQLVPGRLQSVAEISYEFVASTIRSTAGAEGMKFFPLIFSLFMFICVSNLVGIIPYTFTISSHLIVTAALALLVFFTVLIYGVAKNGLKFFSIFVPHGVPGYILPLVMFIEILSFFLRPVSHSVRLFANMLAGHIALKVFAGFVAMLGFSLGALGWVGGVLPLALTVALYALEILVAFLQAYVFAILTCIYLNDAIHPGH
- a CDS encoding ATP F0F1 synthase subunit B (Produces ATP from ADP in the presence of a proton gradient across the membrane. Subunit B is part of the membrane proton channel.); the protein is MFFDPETWVAIAFVILMVVFGYLGVFKSAMTALDHRAERIKAELDDAQRLKQEAAKVLADYKARTASAEREAAEIIANARSEAERIATEAKAKMEDFVARRTKTAESKIALAEAQAVADVRAAAAEAAVQAASTILSQSVKGQVADDLLAKGINEVRQKLN
- a CDS encoding AtpZ/AtpI family protein, which codes for MTQGTGHGENGDRDKSSEEAALSERLGSLDQRLSEFRDRRIKTEQPAGDGGDGAARASAMALGFRLSSELIAGVVVGAGIGWGFDRLLSTSPFGFIVFLLLGFVAGVVNVVRTAGAGQNRRGGS
- a CDS encoding GNAT family N-acetyltransferase, translated to MALFRLPSSGPAALAPRGNGLLLRAPQMSDFLQWAHLRESSRDYLTPWEPIWPSDDLTRSGFRRRLRRYSEDIAADRSYPFLIFRELDGAMVGGITLANVRRGIVQAGTIGYWVGQPHAHRGYMTAALRVLLPTLFGELNLHRVEAACIPTNAPSIRVLEKCGFSREGLARRYLCINGVWQDHLLFGLLHEDFRG